Proteins from a genomic interval of Xylocopa sonorina isolate GNS202 chromosome 4, iyXylSono1_principal, whole genome shotgun sequence:
- the LOC143423084 gene encoding leptin receptor gene-related protein isoform X1, protein MMAGIKVLLAFGGSIGMTFVILGCVLPAYKVWWPFFVVLFYVLAPIPTMIARRYTDDSGNSSNPCLELAVFITMGFVLSSFALPIVLARSPVDDPVIQWGACYLTLVGNIIVYLTLVGFFVTFDQDELEYNTC, encoded by the exons ATGATGGCTGGGATAAAAG TACTTTTGGCATTTGGGGGTTCTATTGGTATGACATTTGTCATACTTGGTTGTGTTTTACCAGCATATAA AGTATGGTGGCCATTTTTTGTTGTATTATTCTATGTGTTGGCACCAATTCCAACTATGATTGCACGTCGCTACACAGATGATTCAGGAAATAGTTCTAATCCATGTTTGGAATTGGCTGTATTCATTACTATGGGCTTTGTTTTATCATCTTTTGCTCTTCCTATTGTCTTAGCTCGCTCTCCAGTTGACGATCCAGTG ATACAATGGGGTGCTTGTTACTTGACTCTAGTAGGTAATATTATTGTGTATCTAACTCTAGTCGGATTTTTTGTAACATTTGATCAGGATGAACTTGAGTATAACACGTGCTGA
- the LOC143423082 gene encoding dual specificity mitogen-activated protein kinase kinase 4 produces the protein MTENRGNFSAPTNQSSSRQFNFQHLDFGSINDVQNEMSEKRRQFKLNFQTQGSNIPFSNSTNSSISNSTGTAAGLPMSSRPNLPLFLPKLPVRPCTTAVAQELPDKARDKLRMCQSMQSTGKLQLSPNVIYDFTSEDLQDLGEIGRGGFGTVNKMIHRISDTVMAVKRIRSTVDEREQKQLLMDLEVVMKSNECPCIVQFYGALFKEGDCWICMELMDTSLDIFYKFIHEVLKERIPERILGKITVATVKALNYLKEKLRIIHRDVKPSNILLDRHGNIKLCDFGISGQLVDSIARTRDAGCRPYMAPERIDPQRAKGYDVRSDVWSLGITLMEIATGYFPYPKWNSVFEQLYQVVQGDPPRLSPNENGNHFTMDFVNFVNTCLIKEETQRPKYNKLLEHPFIRKAEEDTVDVSAYISSVLDNMALRGLTPFTTNRH, from the exons ATGACGGAAAACCGGGGGAATTTTTCAGCTCCAACTAATCAAA GTTCCAGCAGACAGTTTAATTTTCAACATTTGGATTTTGGATCTATTAATGATGTTCAAAATGAAATGTCAG AAAAGAGAAGACAATTCAAACTTAACTTTCAAACACAAGGAAGTAATATACCATTTAGTAATTCAACAAACTCTTCTATTTCTAATTCAACTGGAACTGCAGCTGGTTTACCAAT GTCTTCTCGTCCAAATTTGCCTCTATTTTTACCGAAACTTCCAGTAAGACCATGTACTACTGCAGTTGCACAAGAACTGCCAGATAAGGCAAG AGATAAATTACGAATGTGTCAGTCAATGCAAAGTACTGGGAAATTACAGCTATCACCAAATGTAATATATGATTTTACAAGTGAAGATCTTCAAGACCTAGGAGAAATTGGACGAGGAGGATTTGGCACTGTAAATAAGATGATTCATAGGATAAGCGATACTGTTATGGCTGTGAAG AGAATTCGTTCTACGGTGGATGAAAGGGAGCAAAAGCAACTATTAATGGATTTAGAAGTTGTAATGAAGTCCAATGAATGCCCATGCATTGTGCAATTTTATGGAGCTTTATTCAAAGAA GGTGACTGTTGGATTTGCATGGAACTCATGGATACTTCATTAGATATATTTTATAAGTTTATTCATGAGGTATTAAAGGAAAGAATACCAGAACGTATTTTAGGAAAAATTACTGTTGCCACAGTAAAGGCGTTAAATTACCTCAAGGAAAAATTAAGAATAATTCATAGAGATGTAAAGCCTAGTAATATTCTGTTAGATCGACATGGTAATATAAAACTTTGCGATTTTGGTATATCAGGACAATTGGTAGATTCTATTGCACGAACTCGAGATGCTGGATGTAGACCATATATGGCT CCAGAAAGGATAGATCCTCAACGCGCAAAGGGTTATGACGTTAGAAGTGATGTATGGTCACTAGGGATTACATTGATGGAAATTGCGACTGGTTATTTTCCATATCCAAAGTGGAATTCAGTTTTTGAACAACTTTATCAAGTAGTTCAAGGTGATCCACCACGATTATCTCCTAATGAAAACGGAAATCATTTTACTATGGATTTTGTGAATTTTGTGAATACATG TTTAATTAAGGAAGAAACACAGCGACCGAAATATAACAAATTACTGGAacatccttttatcagaaaagCAGAAGAAGATACAGTTGATGTTTCAGCTTACATAAGTAGCGTTCTTGATAATATGGCTCTCAGGGGATTGACGCCTTTTACCACTAATCGACATTAa
- the LOC143423084 gene encoding leptin receptor gene-related protein isoform X2 yields the protein MTFVILGCVLPAYKVWWPFFVVLFYVLAPIPTMIARRYTDDSGNSSNPCLELAVFITMGFVLSSFALPIVLARSPVDDPVIQWGACYLTLVGNIIVYLTLVGFFVTFDQDELEYNTC from the exons ATGACATTTGTCATACTTGGTTGTGTTTTACCAGCATATAA AGTATGGTGGCCATTTTTTGTTGTATTATTCTATGTGTTGGCACCAATTCCAACTATGATTGCACGTCGCTACACAGATGATTCAGGAAATAGTTCTAATCCATGTTTGGAATTGGCTGTATTCATTACTATGGGCTTTGTTTTATCATCTTTTGCTCTTCCTATTGTCTTAGCTCGCTCTCCAGTTGACGATCCAGTG ATACAATGGGGTGCTTGTTACTTGACTCTAGTAGGTAATATTATTGTGTATCTAACTCTAGTCGGATTTTTTGTAACATTTGATCAGGATGAACTTGAGTATAACACGTGCTGA
- the Ter94 gene encoding transitional endoplasmic reticulum ATPase TER94: MSEPKSEDLATAILRKKDKPNRLLVDEAIADDNSVVALSQAKMDELQLFRGDTVLLKGKRRKETVCIVLSDDTCPDEKIRMNRVIRNNLRVRLSDVVSVQACPEVKYGKRIHVLPMDDTVTGLTGNLFEVYLKPYFLEAYRPVHKDDNFIVRGGMRVVEFKVVETDPGPFCIVAPDTIIHCEGDPIKREEEEEALNAVGYDDIGGVRKQLAQIKEMVELPLRHPSLFKAIGVKPPRGILLYGPPGTGKTLIARAVANETGAFFFLINGPEIMSKLAGESESNLRKAFEEAEKNSPAIIFIDELDAIAPKREKTHGEVERRIVSQLLTLMDGMKQSSHVIVMAATNRPNSIDPALRRFGRFDKEIDIGIPDATGRLEILRIHTKNMKLADDVELEEIAAETHGHVGADLASLCSEAALQQIREKMDLIDLEEEHIDAEVLSSLAVTMDNFKYAMTKSSPSALRETIVEVPTVTWDDIGGLQNVKMELQELVQYPVEHPDKFLKFGMQPSRGVLFYGPPGCGKTLLAKAIANECQANFISVKGPELLTMWFGESEANVRDVFDKARAAAPCVLFFDELDSIAKSRGGTLGDAGGAADRVINQILTEMDGMGAKKNVFIIGATNRPDIIDPAILRPGRLDQLIYIPLPDEKSREAIFRANLRKSPVAKDVDLTYIAKVTHGFSGADITEICQRACKLAIRQSIETEIRREKERASNPAASMDMDEDDPVPEITRAHFEEAMRFARRSVSDNDIRKYEMFAQTLQQSRGFGSNFRFPQSGGSGAQDTTQGDQTFQDDGDDDLYS; this comes from the exons ATGAGCGAACCAAAAAG TGAAGATTTGGCAACAGCAATCCTTCGAAAGAAGGACAAACCAAATAGATTGCTAGTAGATGAAGCTATCGCAGATGACAATTCTGTTGTGGCTTTGTCTCAAGCAAAAATGGATGAATTGCAACTTTTTAGAGGAGACACTGTTTTGCTAAAAGGAAAAAGACGCAAAGAAACAGTTTGCATTGTTCTTTCTGATGATACTTGCCCTGATGAAAAGATTCGCATGAACCGTGTTATAAGAAATAATTTACGTGTACGCTTGAGTGATGTTGTTTCTGTACAAGCATGTCCAGAGGTCAAATACGGAAAACGAATTCATGTACTACCAATGGATGATACAGTAACTGGTCTTACAGG AAACTTATTCGAAGTATATTTAAAACCATATTTTCTGGAAGCATATCGTCCAGTCCATAAAGATGACAATTTTATTGTACGTGGCGGTATGCGTGTCGTGGAATTTAAAGTAGTAGAGACAGACCCAGGACCTTTTTGTATTGTTGCACCTGAcacaattattcattgcgaaggtgatCCTATTAAGAGAGAG gaagaagaagaagcattaAATGCTGTAGGTTACGATGATATTGGCGGTGTCCGTAAACAACTAGCTCAAATTAAGGAAATGGTAGAATTACCTTTAAGGCATCCATCCTTATTTAAAGCCATTGGAGTTAAACCACCTCGTGGCATTCTTTTATATGGCCCACCAGGCACAGGAAAAACTCTTATTGCTCGTGCTGTTGCAAATGAAACAGGAGCATTCTTTTTCCTCATTAATG GTCCTGAAATTATGAGTAAACTGGCGGGAGAATCGGAAAGCAATTTGAGAAAAGCATTTGAAGAAGCTGAAAAAAATTCACCAGCTATCATTTTTATTGACGAGCTCGATGCTATTGCTCCAAAGAGAGAAAAG ACTCATGGAGAAGTAGAAAGACGTATAGTCTCGCAGTTGTTAACTTTAATGGATGGCATGAAACAAAGCTCTCATGTTATTGTAATGGCAGCTACCAATCGACCTAACAGCATTGATCCAGCATTGCGTCGTTTTGGTCGTTTTGATAAAGAAATTGATATTGGTATACCTGATGCGACTGGTCGCTTAGAAATTTTACGAATCCATACAAAAAATATGAAGCTTGCAGATGATGTTGAATTAGAAGAG ATCGCAGCGGAAACTCATGGCCACGTAGGAGCTGATTTGGCTTCTTTGTGCTCtgaagcagcattacaacaaaTTCGTGAAAAAATGGATCTTATTGATTTAGAAGAAGAACACATTGATGCCGAGGTTTTGTCTTCTCTTGCCGTCACTATGGACAACTTTAAG TATGCCATGACTAAGAGTAGTCCAAGTGCTTTGCGTGAAACTATTGTGGAAGTTCCAACTGTCACATGGGATGACATTGGAGGTTTACAAAATGTTAAAATGGAATTGCAAGAGTTGGTGCAG TATCCAGTTGAACATCCAGATAAATTCTTGAAATTTGGTATGCAACCATCTAGAGGTGTACTGTTCTATGGGCCTCCTGGCTGTGGTAAAACATTATTGGCTAAAGCAATAGCTAATGAATGTCAAgcgaatttcatttctgtgaAAGGCCCAGAACTGTTAACAATGTGGTTTGGTGAATCTGAGGCGAATGTCCGAGATGTTTTTGATAAA GCAAGAGCAGCAGCTCCTTGTGTATTATTCTTTGACGAACTTGATTCCATTGCCAAATCTCGTGGTGGTACATTAGGAGATGCTGGAGGAGCAGCAGATCGCGTGATTAATCAAATTTTGACAGAAATGGATGGAATGGGAGCGAAGAAAAATGTGTTTATTATAGGAGCCACCAATCGTCCTGATATCATTGATCCTGCTATTCTACGACCTGGTAGATTAGATCAATTGATTTATATACCATTACCAGATGAAAAATCTCGAGAAGCAATTTTTAGAGCTAATCTTCGAAAGTCACCTGTAGCTAAG GATGTAGATCTAACGTATATAGCTAAAGTAACACATGGTTTTTCGGGCGCTGATATAACAGAAATTTGTCAACGTGCATGTAAACTTGCTATCAGACAAAGTATTGAAACTGAGATTCGGAGGGAAAAAGAACGTGCTAGTAATCCAGCTGCATCTATGGAT ATGGACGAAGATGATCCAGTGCCAGAAATAACTAGAGCTCATTTTGAAGAAGCAATGAGATTTGCACGACGTTCAGTATCTGATAATGATATTCGAAAATATGAAATGTTCGCACAGACGCTTCAACAATCTCGTGGTTTTGGAAGTAATTTCAG ATTTCCGCAAAGCGGAGGAAGTGGTGCTCAAGACACAACGCAAGGTGATCAAACCTTCCAAGATGATGGAGATGATGATCTTTATAGCTAA